The proteins below are encoded in one region of Equus caballus isolate H_3958 breed thoroughbred chromosome 16, TB-T2T, whole genome shotgun sequence:
- the LTF gene encoding lactotransferrin precursor, producing MKLLFPVLLSLGALGLCLAAPRKSVRWCTISPAEAAKCAKFQRNMKKVRGPSVSCIRKTSSFECIQAIAANKADAVTLDGGLVYEAGLHPYKLRPVAAEVYQTRGKPQTRYYAVAVVKKGSGFQLNQLQGVKSCHTGLGRSAGWNIPIGTLRPYLNWTGPPEPLQKAVANFFSASCVPCADGKQYPNLCRLCAGTEADKCACSSQEPYFGYSGAFKCLENGAGDVAFVKDSTVFENLPDEADRDKYELLCPDNTRKPVDAFKECHLARVPSHAVVARSVDGREDLIWRLLHRAQEEFGRNKSSAFQLFKSTPENKDLLFKDSALGFVRIPSQIDSGLYLGANYLTATQNLRETAAEVAARRERVVWCAVGPEEERKCKQWSDVSNRKVACASASTTEECIALVLKGEADALNLDGGFIYVAGKCGLVPVLAENQKSQNSNAPDCVHRPPEGYLAVAVVRKSDADLTWNSLSGKKSCHTGVGRTAGWNIPMGLLFNQTGSCKFDKFFSQSCAPGADPQSSLCALCVGNNENENKCMPNSEERYYGYTGAFRCLAEKAGDVAFVKDVTVLQNTDGKNSEPWAKDLKQEDFELLCLDGTRKPVAEAESCHLARAPNHAVVSQSDRAQHLKKVLFLQQDQFGGNGPDCPGKFCLFKSETKNLLFNDNTECLAELQGKTTYEQYLGSEYVTSITNLRRCSSSPLLEACAFLRA from the exons GCAAACAAGGCAGATGCTGTGACCCTCGATGGCGGTTTGGTGTATGAGGCAGGCTTGCACCCCTACAAACTGCGACCTGTGGCAGCGGAGGTCTACCAGACCAGAGGGA AGCCACAAACCCGCTATTATGCTGTGGCCGTAGTGAAGAAGGGCAGCGGCTTTCAGCTGAACCAACTGCAGGGCGTGAAGTCCTGCCACACAGGCCTTGGCAGGTCCGCTGGGTGGAACATCCCTATTGGGACACTTCGTCCATACTTGAACTGGACAGGGCCACCTGAGCCCCTTCAGAAAG CTGTGGCCAACTTCTTCTCTGCCAGCTGTGTTCCCTGCGCAGATGGAAAACAGTACCCCAACCTGTGTCGCCTGTGTGCGGGGACAGAGGCAGATAAATGTGCCTGCTCCTCCCAGGAACCATACTTTGGCTACTCTGGTGCCTTCAA GTGTCTGGAAAATGGGGCTGGAGACGTGGCTTTTGTCAAGGATAGTACAGTATTTG AGAACCTGCCAGATGAGGCTGACAGGGATAAGTATGAGCTGCTCTGCCCAGACAATACTCGGAAGCCAGTGGATGCATTCAAGGAGTGCCACCTGGCCCGGGTTCCTTCTCATGCTGTTGTGGCCCGAAGTGTGGATGGCAGGGAAGACCTGATCTGGAGGCTCCTCCACCGGGCACAG GAGGAGTTTGGAAGAAACAAGTCATCGGCGTTCCAGCTCTTTAAGTCCACTCCTGAGAACAAGGACCTGCTGTTCAAAGACTCTGCCCTTGGGTTTGTGAGGATCCCCTCACAGATAGATTCTGGGCTGTACCTCGGTGCCAACTACCTCACTGCCACCCAGAACCTGCGGGAAA CGGCGGCGGAGGTGGCGGCGCGGCGCGAGCGGGTTGTATGGTGCGCCGTGGGCCCCGAGGAGGAGCGCAAGTGCAAGCAGTGGAGCGACGTGAGCAACCGGAAAGTGGCCTGCGCCTCGGCGTCCACCACCGAGGAGTGCATCGCCCTGGTCCTG AAAGGAGAAGCGGATGCGCTGAACTTGGATGGAGGATTTATCTACGTTGCGGGCAAGTGTGGTTTGGTGCCTGTCCTGGCAGAGAACCAAA AATCCCAGAACAGCAATGCCCCAGATTGTGTGCACAGACCACCAGAAG GGTATCTGGCAGTGGCGGTTGTCAGGAAATCAGATGCTGACCTCACTTGGAATTCTCTGAGTGGCAAGAAGTCCTGCCATACCGGCGTGGGCAGGACCGCAGGCTGGAACATCCCCATGGGCCTGCTCTTCAACCAGACAGGCTCCTGCAAGTTTG ATAAATTCTTTAGTCAAAGCTGTGCCCCTGGAGCTGACCCACAATCCAGTCTCTGTGCACTATGTGTTGGCAACAACGAGAATGAGAACAAGTGCATGCCCAACAGCGAGGAGAGATACTATGGCTACACTGGGGCTTTCAG GTGCCTGGCTGAGAAGGCTGGAGACGTTGCATTTGTGAAAGATGTCACTGTCCTGCAGAACACAGATG GAAAGAACAGTGAACCGTGGGCTAAGGATTTGAAGCAGGAGGACTTTGAGCTACTGTGCCTTGATGGCACCCGGAAGCCTGTGGCTGAGGCTGAGAGCTGCCACCTGGCCAGGGCCCCAAATCATGCTGTGGTATCTCAGAGTGATAGGGCACAACACCTGAAAAAGGTGCTGTTCCTCCAACAG GATCAGTTTGGAGGAAATGGACCTGACTGCCCGGGCAAGTTTTGCTTATTCAAGTCTGAAACCAAAAACCTTCTGTTCAACGACAACACTGAATGTCTGGCTGAACTCCAAGGCAAAACAACATATGAGCAATATTTGGGATCAGAGTATGTCACGTCCATCACTAATCTGAGACGCTGCTCGAGCTCCC CGCTTCTGGAAGCCTGCGCCTTCCTGAGGGCATAA